In Rutidosis leptorrhynchoides isolate AG116_Rl617_1_P2 chromosome 2, CSIRO_AGI_Rlap_v1, whole genome shotgun sequence, one genomic interval encodes:
- the LOC139893317 gene encoding LOW QUALITY PROTEIN: heavy metal-associated isoprenylated plant protein 9 (The sequence of the model RefSeq protein was modified relative to this genomic sequence to represent the inferred CDS: deleted 2 bases in 1 codon; substituted 1 base at 1 genomic stop codon) yields MCSAMSMFCLYRIITHRPSLRFSIIFLYISTLLFSNSHSLILSLYISLLLHQLPFSLFXLFTMGEEQKVEEPKAEEVIPEEEKTENGEEKPPVEEKKEEPQPPPPPPPPFVLFIDLHCVGCAKKIEKSLMRIPGVVGVDFDMGKNQVTIKGVVEPQAVCDKITKKTKRVAKVLSPLPAAEGEPIPQIVTSDVPGVITVELNVNMHCEACALQLKRKILRMKGVRTVETEVNASKVIVTGSMDGEKLVEYVYRRTKKQAKIVPQPEPEPAPAPEPESAEKPKEEEAKPEEKPAEEPKPEEKSAAAEEEKKEGESDEVAKEEVRKEVGVERMELMEMQRMMYYHQYPPLYVMERIPPPQLFSDENPNACSIS; encoded by the exons ATGTGCTCTGCCATGTCAATGTTTTGCCTTTATAGGATAATAACTCACCGTCCATCCTTAAGATTCTCA ATTATTTTCTTATATATTTCaactcttttattttctaactcTCATTCCCTTATACTCTCTCTTTATATTTCTCTCTTGTTACACCAACTTCCCTTCTCTTTATTTTAATTATTCACAATGGGTGAAGAACAGAAAGTG gaAGAACCAAAAGCAGAGGAAGTTATACCAGAAGAAGAAAAGACAGAAAATGGTGAAGAGAAACCTCCTGTTGAAGAGAAAAAAGAagaaccacaaccaccaccaccaccaccacctccattTGTTTTGTTTATAGATTTGCATTGTGTTGGTTGTGCCAAAAAAATTGAGAAATCACTTATGAGAATTccag GGGTTGTAGGAGTGGACTTTGATATGGGAAAGAACCAAGTGACAATAAAAGGAGTGGTGGAACCACAAGCAGTTTGTGACAAAATAACAAAGAAAACAAAAAGAGTTGCTAAAGTTTTGTCACCTCTTCCTGCTGCTGAAGGAGAACCCATCCCTCAAATTGTCACCTCCGATGTTCCTGGAGTTATTACGGTCGAGTTAAACGTTAATATGCACTGTGAAGCCTGTGCTCTACAACTCAAACGCAAAATCCTTCGAATGAAAg GGGTAAGAACAGTGGAAACAGAAGTAAATGCAAGTAAAGTTATAGTAACAGGAAGTATGGATGGCGAGAAGCTCGTAGAGTACGTGTATAGGCGTACAAAAAAGCAGGCCAAGATTGTGCCACAGCCCGAGCCTGAACCAGCACCAGCACCGGAACCGGAATCGGCCGAGAAGCCCAAAGAAGAAGAGGCAAAACCCGAAGAGAAGCCCGCAGAAGAACCAAAACCCGAAGAGAAATCAGCAGCCGCGGAAGAAGAGAAGAAAGAAGGCGAAAGTGATGAAGTGGCAAAAGAGGAAGTAAGGAAGGAAGTTGGAGTAGAAAGAATGGAGTTGATGGAGATGCAAAGAATGATGTATTATCATCAGTATCCACCTTTGTATGTTATGGAAAGAATCCCACCACCTCAATTGTTCTCTGATGAGAATCCAAATGCATGCtctatttcttga